The genomic region AAAATACAAAGTTGCCAGTAGAGAAGAAGTATTAGATATGATGAAGATGACAAGTGAGTGGACGACTGAACAAGGCTATGAGCCTTATTATCTTTACCGTCAAAAAAATATCCTAGGGAACCTCGAGAATATTGGATATGCTTTCCCGGAAAAAGAGAGCATCTATAACATTATGATTATGGAGGAATGTCAAACAATTATTGGTCTCGGTTGTGGAGCGGCTAGTAAATGGGTAGAACCAGGGACAGGAAAAATTACTCGCCTCGCCAACCCAAAGGATCCGGTTACCTATAATGAGCGTTTTAAGCATTATACAGAGGAAAAAATAAAAGTACTTGCTGACCTATTTTCAAAAGAGTAGAGGGTTTTACAGTCTCGCAAATAAGTAGGGTGCCATAAAGGTTCGATTGATACCTTTCATGGCACCTTTTTTTATCGGTGGAAGTGGACTAATTTTCCCGATCGTGTCATGCGACTTGTATGATTGCTATAATTTTCGTCTGCTAAACGTTGCTCACAGAGTTCTTTTGCTTTATCATCATTTTCTGCTTCGATTGTTTCCTCTAAAAGTTTTTCACCTGATGGATCGTAAACCGTTAACGTATACTGATTCATTTCAATGCCCCCTTATTTTTAAGTCTAATACCAAAAGTCTGAATAGAAAGACAAGTCACTTAAACTAATTATACTAGAGAGGGTTGATGTTCCTCAATAAAAATTTGTACATATATGGGAATAGGACAACCTTC from Desertibacillus haloalkaliphilus harbors:
- a CDS encoding YhzD family protein; this translates as MNQYTLTVYDPSGEKLLEETIEAENDDKAKELCEQRLADENYSNHTSRMTRSGKLVHFHR